One segment of Tindallia magadiensis DNA contains the following:
- the der gene encoding ribosome biogenesis GTPase Der gives MAKPIVAVVGRPNVGKSTFFNRIAGRRISIVEDTPGVTRDRIYAEVEWLRYQFTMIDTGGLEPASEEPIPRQMRNQAELAMEMADVILFMVDGRAGLTVQDREVADMLRKNNKPVLLVLNKVDTNNQSEHFYDFYELGIGDPIEISSELSLGIGDLLDEVVKHFPDTDEEHQDGDSIRVTVIGRPNVGKSSLINRILGEERVIVSDIAGTTRDAIDTPFSHDDQKYVFIDTAGLRRKSKIHSNVEHYSVIRAIAAIERSDVCILMIDAQEGVTEQDKRVAGLSHDNGRALIILVNKWDLIEKDNKTTNKFLKDIRRELGFCQYAPVVFVSVLNGQRINKILPMIQHVSNQHTMRVQTGVLNEVIAEATLMNQPPSDKGKRLKIYYGTQVSVRPPTFVLFVNDKELMHFSYLRYIENKIRESFSFEGTPIKMICREKPGGNR, from the coding sequence CAGTAGTAGGTCGTCCCAATGTAGGAAAATCAACCTTTTTTAATCGAATAGCAGGTAGAAGAATTTCGATTGTTGAAGATACCCCAGGGGTGACACGTGATCGTATCTATGCTGAGGTAGAATGGCTTCGCTATCAGTTTACGATGATTGATACAGGAGGTTTAGAACCAGCATCAGAAGAGCCTATACCACGACAAATGAGAAATCAGGCTGAATTGGCGATGGAGATGGCAGATGTTATCCTTTTTATGGTGGACGGAAGAGCCGGGTTAACAGTACAAGATAGAGAAGTAGCTGATATGCTTCGGAAAAATAATAAGCCGGTGTTATTAGTACTAAACAAAGTGGATACCAACAATCAATCAGAACACTTCTATGATTTTTACGAACTTGGTATTGGAGATCCAATAGAGATTTCTTCAGAATTAAGTTTAGGCATAGGTGACTTGTTGGATGAAGTGGTGAAACATTTCCCGGATACCGATGAAGAACACCAGGATGGTGACTCAATACGTGTAACTGTGATTGGAAGACCAAACGTAGGAAAATCATCGTTGATCAACCGAATACTGGGAGAAGAACGTGTTATTGTCAGTGATATAGCAGGCACAACAAGAGATGCGATTGATACGCCGTTTAGTCATGATGATCAAAAATATGTATTTATTGATACGGCAGGATTAAGAAGAAAGAGTAAAATTCATAGCAATGTGGAGCATTATAGTGTCATTCGTGCTATTGCGGCTATTGAGCGATCAGATGTGTGTATTTTAATGATTGATGCTCAAGAAGGTGTTACGGAGCAAGATAAAAGAGTGGCAGGTTTAAGTCATGATAATGGTAGGGCTTTAATTATTCTGGTGAATAAATGGGACTTAATTGAAAAAGATAATAAAACAACAAATAAATTTTTAAAAGATATTCGTAGAGAACTAGGGTTTTGTCAGTACGCACCAGTAGTTTTTGTTTCTGTACTTAATGGTCAACGAATCAATAAGATTCTTCCTATGATTCAACATGTTTCTAATCAACATACTATGAGAGTGCAAACAGGCGTGTTGAATGAGGTCATAGCGGAAGCAACACTGATGAACCAACCACCTTCCGATAAAGGAAAAAGACTTAAAATTTATTATGGAACACAGGTATCTGTACGACCTCCTACTTTTGTATTGTTTGTTAATGATAAAGAATTAATGCACTTCTCCTATCTTCGATATATCGAAAATAAAATCAGAGAAAGTTTTAGCTTTGAAGGAACGCCGATTAAAATGATTTGCCGAGAAAAACCTGGAGGAAACAGATGA
- a CDS encoding NAD(P)H-dependent glycerol-3-phosphate dehydrogenase translates to MNSYQVTILGAGSWGTALATVLNQNGHNVKLWMRNEDQKEIILKNRVNHAYLPDVLLSEKIYPETNINSALKDAKVIIIAIPTQQIRSVLRENKDLFPENALIINVSKGIEKNTYFTISRIIKEELGDYDYCVVSGPSHAEEVAMKLPTTLVAASSRRVLAEKAQNMFMNEYLRVYTNPDVTGVELAGALKNVIAFGAGVIDGIGYGDNAKAALMTRGITEMARLGSVMGASLNTFAGLSGIGDLIVTCTSMHSRNRRAGILVGQGKSMDKALEEVGMVVEGVSTAQAVYELGKKYQIDLPITSAIYQVLYKNQNVEEAVLNLMTRSKKNEMEEIVEYRPVEWDM, encoded by the coding sequence ATGAATTCCTATCAGGTGACTATTCTAGGAGCTGGTAGCTGGGGAACGGCATTAGCAACAGTATTGAATCAAAATGGACATAACGTAAAACTTTGGATGAGAAATGAAGATCAAAAAGAAATTATCTTAAAAAACCGAGTTAATCATGCTTATCTTCCAGACGTTTTACTTTCAGAAAAAATTTATCCTGAAACAAACATTAATAGTGCGTTGAAAGATGCAAAAGTTATTATTATTGCAATTCCAACGCAACAGATTAGGTCTGTTCTTCGAGAAAACAAAGATTTATTCCCTGAGAATGCATTGATCATTAATGTTTCAAAAGGAATTGAAAAAAACACTTACTTTACCATATCACGAATTATCAAAGAAGAGTTAGGAGACTATGATTATTGCGTTGTTTCGGGTCCTTCTCATGCAGAAGAAGTGGCGATGAAATTACCAACAACACTCGTTGCGGCATCTTCTAGAAGAGTATTGGCTGAAAAGGCACAGAATATGTTTATGAATGAGTATCTGCGTGTTTATACAAATCCTGATGTAACTGGTGTTGAACTTGCCGGTGCTTTGAAAAATGTTATTGCTTTTGGTGCAGGAGTGATTGATGGCATCGGATATGGTGACAATGCAAAAGCAGCACTAATGACGCGTGGAATTACAGAGATGGCCAGATTAGGAAGTGTTATGGGGGCAAGCTTGAATACTTTTGCTGGTTTATCGGGTATTGGTGATTTGATTGTGACGTGTACTAGTATGCATAGTCGTAATCGAAGAGCTGGTATTTTAGTAGGTCAAGGAAAATCTATGGATAAGGCGCTGGAAGAAGTAGGGATGGTTGTCGAAGGCGTATCAACAGCACAAGCGGTTTATGAGTTGGGAAAGAAATACCAGATAGATCTTCCTATTACCAGTGCCATCTATCAAGTTTTATATAAAAACCAAAACGTTGAAGAAGCAGTATTGAATTTAATGACTCGAAGCAAGAAAAATGAGATGGAAGAAATTGTTGAGTACAGGCCCGTGGAATGGGATATGTAA
- the plsY gene encoding glycerol-3-phosphate 1-O-acyltransferase PlsY, whose translation MMTAFAIILISYGIGTISPAYLLVKLWTGNDIREYGSGNAGTTNVMRILGVKAAVFVLLMDLFKGVIAVYLGRYMGGEALAAMAGLAAVIGHNWPVTMKLKGGKGVATSIGVGLMINPFYVWICVALSIIIIAFSKYVSLASITAIPLWTVLLTVTGSPIEHVTLGIALSCLVIYRHYANIIRIYKGTENRFSLKTKLSKEERSK comes from the coding sequence ATGATGACCGCGTTTGCTATTATTCTTATTTCTTACGGAATTGGAACGATTTCACCAGCTTATTTACTTGTGAAGCTGTGGACAGGAAATGATATTCGTGAATATGGCAGTGGTAATGCAGGAACAACAAACGTAATGAGAATTTTAGGTGTCAAAGCGGCTGTTTTTGTGCTTTTGATGGATTTGTTCAAAGGCGTCATTGCTGTGTACTTAGGACGTTACATGGGAGGAGAAGCCTTAGCGGCTATGGCTGGTTTAGCGGCTGTTATTGGTCATAACTGGCCAGTTACAATGAAGTTAAAGGGAGGAAAAGGTGTTGCTACAAGCATTGGCGTGGGCTTAATGATTAATCCTTTCTATGTATGGATTTGTGTTGCTTTGTCAATTATTATTATCGCTTTTTCTAAATATGTTTCATTAGCATCCATAACGGCCATACCCTTGTGGACGGTTTTGTTAACAGTCACCGGTTCACCTATTGAGCATGTGACATTAGGTATAGCTTTAAGTTGCCTTGTAATTTATAGACATTATGCTAATATTATACGAATTTATAAAGGAACAGAAAATCGATTTTCATTAAAAACGAAACTTAGTAAAGAGGAGCGTTCAAAATGA